A genomic stretch from Capricornis sumatraensis isolate serow.1 chromosome 4, serow.2, whole genome shotgun sequence includes:
- the LOC138078849 gene encoding olfactory receptor 8S1-like: protein MRNHSTITEFILTGLSDDPHIQALLFVLFLVIYLLTVMGNLTMLLLIRADSHLHTPMYFFLSNLSFVDLCFSCVTLPKLLKDLLSEKKTISVEGCLTQVFFVFFSSGTEACLLSVMAYDRYAAICHPLHYGQVMSTQLCVRLVLISWGLACLNAFVIVLLAISLDFCDAQTIHHYTCELPALFPLSCSDISVVTNILLCSSLLHGLGTFIPIFFSYARIISTILSISSTTGRRKAFSTCSSHLIAVILFFGSGFLCYLMPPSGSSLDLLLSVQYSAVTPMLNPLIYSLKNKEVKAAVKRTLGKHL, encoded by the coding sequence ATGAGGAACCACAGCACCATCACCGAGTTCATCCTCACTGGGCTGTCAGACGACCCCCACATCCAGGCTCTGCTCTTTGTGCTCTTCCTGGTGATTTACCTCCTGACCGTGATGGGGAACCTGACGATGTTGCTGCTGATCAGGGCTGACTCCCACCTCCATACGCCCATGTACTTCTTCTTGAGTAATCTATCATTTGTGGACCTCTGCTTCTCTTGTGTCACTCTGCCCAAGCTCCTGAAGGACCTCCTGTCTGAGAAGAAAACCATCTCTGTCGAGGGCTGCCTGACTCAGgtcttctttgtgtttttctcttcAGGAACTGAAGCCTGTCTACTCtcagtgatggcctatgaccgctatgctGCAATCTGCCACCCCCTGCACTATGGCCAGGTGATGAGCACCCAGCTCTGTGTGAGGCTGGTGTTGATCTCATGGGGCCTGGCCTGTCTCAATGCATTTGTCATTGTGCTCCTGGCTATTAGCCTGGATTTCTGTGATGCCCAAACCATCCACCACTACACCTGTGAGCTGCCTGCCCTCTTCCCCCTGTCTTGTTCTGATATCTCTGTTGTTACTAATATCCTACTCTGCTCCAGCCTATTGCATGGGCTTGGAACCTTCATCCCAATCTTCTTCTCTTATGCCCGCATTATCTCCACCATCCTGAGCATCAGCTCCACCACAGGCAGAAGAAAGGCtttctccacctgctcctcccacctcatCGCAGTGATCTTGTTCTTTGGCTCGGGTTTTCTTTGTTATCTCATGCCTCCGTCTGGCTCCTCTTTGGATTTGCTTCTCTCTGTACAGTACAGTGCAGTCACACCCATGCTGAATCCCCTCATCTACAGCCTAAAGAACAAGGAGGTGAAGGCAGCTGTGAAGAGGACATTAGGGAAACATCTATAA